In Lachnospiraceae bacterium, the DNA window AAACAGAAGAATCAAAGCTTGGAGGAAGCCTTGTTTTAGTAGCCCTTGCACCTTTTATGGCAAAAATGGGAATCTCAGCAGGTGGAAATCTTGCAAAACTGGTTGCTGTAGGACCTGCGCTTCTGCTGCAGGAATTTGGTAATCTGGGAACCATCCTTATTTCACTTCCTCTTGCACTGCTGCTTGGTCTGAAAAAAGAAGCTATCGGTGCCTGCTATTCCATCAACCGAGACTCCAACCTTGGATTAACCACTGATATCTTTGGACCGGATGCCCCGGAAACCCGCGGAACCTTTGCTGTATATATTGTTGGTTCTGTTATTGGTACCGTTTTTATCAGTATCCTGGCCAGCATCGTAGCTTCCTGGCATATTTTTGATCCTATTGCCCTTGGCATGGCTTGTGGTGTAGGAAGCGGATCAATGATGACTGCCGCTGCCGGAACATTAGGTGAGATCTACCCGCAGCAGGCTGAAAGTATTATGATCATGGGCGGCGCCAGTGATATGCTTACTGGTATCACCGGAATTTATATGGGAACATTCGTAGCTCTTCCTCTTACTAAAAAACTGTATGCAATACTGGAACCTAAAATCGGTCACAAAAACAATAAGTCCAGCTAATAAATGTCAATAGAAAATGGAAAAAAATTTTCTTAAAAAAAGGGTAGGCTGCCCCCTTGGTGAATATATCGTTCTTTTGCAAGAGATTGATTCGTTGGATTTACAGTATTTTATGCAGCTATATCGCATTTAGCAGCATTGTATTGTTTGATGTGCTCTTGTGGAGTGATGATTTCAAAAGGTTTGTTGTCTCTTAGTATTGCAAATATCATGTTGCATACTTTATGTGAAACGGCTCCCATTGCTACGAGCTTTGGTTTTGAATCACATTTCTGGAGATAGTATTCACGAAGAACTGGATTTTTAGCTTTTCCATTACGGGAAATACTGATACTTTGCAAGGATAATGTGTGAATCACACGTCTGGCAATAGAAGAACCACGCTTAGACATTTGAACCTTGGTGCCTTCAAATTTGCCGGATTGTTTCACAGCAGGATCAAGACCAAAATAAGCGAAAAGCTGTTTTGGTTTTGAAAAAGCAGAAAAGTCACCAATTTCGCCCATGATGGTTGCAGCAGACAAGAAACCAGCACCTTTGAATGTTTCAATCAAATGAACCTGTTTGACAAATTTAGTATCTTCATTTGAATCAACAAGCTTATGAAGCGATTCAAGAATATCGTTGATTTCTTCATCATATTTACGTATGAAGCTGATATAAAGACGGATACGCTTGATGTTGCTTTCTATGATGTAGCCAAACTGATTTGCATCAGTTGCCGCCTGAATGATGGCATTATACTTATTCTGAGCATATGTAAGCCCAAAGCGAGCTGTTGATTTGATGATATCAATAATCTCTTGCTTGTCTGCTTCAAGAAAAGCTGATGGAGAGGTATAAGTTTCTAACAATGTAAGAGAAGTGTTGATAGTAACCTTGGAAAAGATGCCAAGATACTGTGGAAACGCCATGCGTAATTCACCCTGAAGCTTATTCACATAGGCACTGCGATTATCCATTAAATCGTAGTATTCACGGCATAGGTTACGGCAGTTTAGGGCAAGATCTGATGGCATAAGTGAAACCTTTAAATCCGGTTTCAAGCCAACCAAAGCAGCTTTTTTTGAATCAAAACGATCATTATGCACTTTTCGGATGTTGATGTTTGTGCTATTCTTAGTGATGATAGGATTAATAACGGAGCAGTTAAAACCCTTATCACGAAGATAGCAGAAGAGTGGGTAATGATAAATTCCCGTGGATTCGAGGAAAATGCGACTTTCCAAAGAATACAACTCTTCTGCTTCTTTTATTTTAGAAACAGCGGTTGTAAGGGAATCAATACTGTTATGCAGGATTTTGTAAGGTTTTCCTACGAATTGTTGGTTTGGAAGTGCGATAGACATCCATGAGAAGTCAGCACCGACATCAATACCAACAGAGATGAATAATTCATCAAGATTAAAAATAACTTTGTTTGACATGAGCGATAGCTCCTTTCTGATAGGAATCCATTTCCAATCTGGCAGGTACACAACCTAGCGCGTTATTCGGGTATTGCCTTCCGGCTCCCAACCAGCTAAAACATAAAACCCTGTCGAATGGACTAATTGACTTTCTTGTAGGTATCAGTCACAGAAGTGACTTCCCAAGGAGGCGAACATTCTTTGTCCTATCCTAAGAGATAATACCTTATGTTTTATCTAGTGTCTATCAGGAACCGTCAGACATGATAATTATTATGGATAACATCTGATGAAGGAGGAATCCCTTCTTCTGTTATCTGATTTATAGAAACTTATTAACCAAGTAGTCTTGATTGACTACACCATTATTATACTAGGAGGCTAAATAATGGTCAGAAAATACTTTTTACAGCAGCTTGGACTGCTTATCATGGTTTCTGTTATCATGGTACTCACAAATATACTGGGCTACAAAATGCCGGTAGGTGATTCCATTGCCGGGATCCTGGTATTATGCGCTATTGCTCTCTTCGGACTTACAGTAAGTAAATTTATGAGCCAGTTTATAAAGCTTCCATCTATGATGTATGTATCTCTTACCGGACTGCTTCTTGCATGCCCTATCTCACCGGTAAAAGACTTTGTGATCGGTGTTACATCCCAGGTTGCATTTATGGCTCCTACCACTGCATTAGGCGCATTTGCCGGGATCTCACTTGGAAAAGACCTGAAGGATTTTGCTAAAATGGGATGGAAACTGGTGCTCATCACCTTATTTGTAATCACCGGAACATTTATTTTCTCTGCCTTAGTAGCAGATGTTATCTTAAAACTTACAGGTGCCATTTAACATGAGCGAGGTAAATTTATATGGAAAAATATGATATTTTAATTAAGAACTGTCAGGTTTTAAACCCTGATATGACGGTTTCATCTACCTGTTCTGTAGGAATTAAAGACAGCTGGATCAAAAAGATCGGTCCTACAGATGAATTGATGGCTGACAGCTCTGCCAGTGAAATAATCGATGGCAAAGGAAAGCTTGTCATGCCCGGCATGGTAGATGGCCATACACATACCTGCCAGCAGCTTTTAAGAGGGCGTGTTGCCGATGAATATCCTATGGTATGGACCCGTTTCCTGGTTCCTTTTGAAAGTAATCTCCAGCCAGAAGATTCTTATATCAGCGGCCTTCTGGCATGTCTGGAAATGATCAAAAGCGGAACAACTGCTTTTGCTGATTCCGGCGGTGTACATATGGACCGGGTTGCAGATGCAGTCATTGAATCTGGCATGAGAGCTGCCATTGCAAAATCAACCATGGATATGGGAAATGCCATTACTGGTGCAATGAAAGAGACAGCTAATGAGGCTATCGAAAACACAAAGAAACTGTATCAGAAATATCAGGGGGCTGGCGATGGTCGTGTTGATATCTGGTTTGCTATCCGTCAGGTAATGACCTGTTCCAGGGAACTGATCGCCATGGTAGGTGAATCTGCTAAAGAATTCCATACCGGCATTCATGCCCATCTGTGTGAACATAAAGACGAGGTCAGCTTCTGCCTGCAAAATTACCAAAAACGCCCTGCAGAATTTCTGGAAGAAATGGGCATTCTTGGTCCTAATCTTCTGACTGCCCACAATGTAATGCTGTCAGATCACGATATTGCGCTGATGGCAGAACGTGGTGTGAAAATGATCCATTGCCCAAGAGCCAACCTGGCAAACCACGGTTTTCCAAAAGCTCCCCAGATTCTGGAAGCCGGTGCAAGCCTTGGCTTAGGCTGCGATGGTGCTGCACCTTCCAATCTGGATATTTTTGACGAAATGAAGGTTCTTCGCTATGCTATGATGGCTTACTGGGGAATTCCATCTTTTAATCCTGTAGTAATGACCTGTCCTACACTTTTAAAGATGGCCTCCCAGGGCGGTGCAAATGCTCTTGGACACGGTGATATCCTTGGATCCGTTGAAGAAGGCAAGAAAGCTGACCTGATCCTGTTAAATATTGACCAGCCTCATATCACTCCAAGCCAGAATCTGGTAAATACCATTGTAGATGCTGCAAACGGACATGATGTGACTGATTCTATCATCAACGGCAAGATCGTAATGAAAAACCGTGAGGTCCTTACTCTGGATGAAGAGCGTATCCGCTTTGAAGCTGAAAAGCATATGAATGATATTATTAAACGGGCATACTAAGATATAAAAAATGACGGCACTGTTTCCAGTTTGGGAAACGGGCCGTCATTTTTACAGCATTTTTTGATCATATATAAGGCTGCTTTACATTTTTTCTTTTTTTATTACCGGTTTACCACATTCACCGGATCTCCATCTAAAAACTGTTTAAGATTTTCCACAGACATATCCATGATCCTCTGCCTTGCTTCCTTTGGCGCCCAGGAAATATGAGGGGTGATGATACAGTTTTTAGCTTTCAGAAGAGGATTGTCACTCTTAATAGGCTCTGTACTTACCACATCCAGTCCTGCTGCATATACTTTTCCACTGTTTAATGCATCTGCCAGATCTTTTTCCACAACCAGCTGTCCACGGGAGTTATTAATGATGATAACTCCATCTTTCATCCTGGCAATATTATCTTTATTGATAATGCCTTCTGTAGACGGGAACAATGGGCAATGAAGCGAGATCACATCTGATTTTGCAAATATCTTATCCAGTTCCACATACTCAGCAATAGCACGTCCTTTATCATTTGGATGGGAATCATAAGCCAGTACATTCATACCCATTGCCTTTGCTATGGTTCCTGTTTTCTGTCCAATACGGCCAAAACCAATGATCCCCAGTGTTTTTCCTGCCAATTCTATCAAAGGATAGTCCCAGAAGCACCAGTCTGGGGCCTTCTCCCATCTGCCCTCTTTTACAGCCTTATCATGATGTCCGATGCGATGGCAGATCTCTAAAAGAAGAGCAATGGCAAACTGTCCTACACAGTCCGTTCCATAAGCAGGAATATTGCTGACAACGATCCCTTTTTCTTTTGCATAATTAACATCGATCACATTGTAGCCTGTTGCAAGGACACTGATAAACTTAAGATCCGGGCATGCATCCATGGTTTCTTTTGTGATCGAAGTCTTATTGGTAAAAACGACCTCTGCATTGCCAATACGATTTACCACTTTCTCTGCCGGTGTTCTGTCATAAATCGTCAATTCTCCGTATTTTTTCATCTCATCCCAGGAAAGATCTCCCGGATTTTCTGTATATCCATCAAGTACAACTATTTTCATCTGCATTTCTCCTTTGTATGTAATGTACTTACAAAAACTTTTTATACTATAGTCTTATTGTTTCTTTATCCCATCCCGATACATCGACGGTGAAACCCCGGTGACATTCTTAAATGCCCGGTTAAAGTGGGCGGCATCTTCGTAGCCTACTGCCAGGGCAATGTCTAAAAGCTTCAGGGACGAGTCTTTCATCAGTTCCTTGGCCTTTGTCATGCGAAGCTGAAGTATGTAATCTCTCACTGTCATATCCAGCTGCTTTTTAAACAAACTGCTGAAGTAATTGGGGTGGAGATGGAACTGGGCAGCAATGTCTGAAAGGAGAAGCTGTTCAGAACAGTGCTTTTCCATGTATTCCTGTGCCTTTTTTACCACATATTCTTCTTTCTTTTCCTGCTGTTTTTTCAGCTGTTCCATATAAAGCAGCAGGATCTGTTCCATTTTCTGTCTTAACTGACTGATGTGGGGCTGGTTTTTAATCTGGGCAGCCAGGTCATTATCTGACAGCTTGTAACCTGCTATAATAGGGATCAGGGCTGTATTTTTCTGCATTAATGTGTAGAGAAATGCGGAAAATACCTGCTTAAACTGTTCTTTAGTCACAGCTTCCTGGGATAAATGGGAAAAGATTTCCTGGATCTTATCTTTTGTGCCCTTTTCGTCCATGGACAAAAGCCCGGCTGAAAGATGTTCCATTTCTTTTTCCAGATCTTCTTTTGTATAATAAGGTTTTTTGGCCGGAATATCAAAATAATCCCCCTGTGTTTCCGGACGCACACAGCTTACCTCTTCTGCCTGCAGCTTTACGGAACTGTCTTTTAACCGCGGGATCAGCAATCTGAGCATGGACACAAAATTCTGTATATTCACAGGCTTTAACAGATAATCATAAGCCCCCAGCCTCAGTGCATTGCGGATATAGGTATAATCATCATAACCACTGAGCATGATCACTACACTGGGAATCTGGTTTTTGCTGATCAGCTCCAGAAGACTGATGCCATCCAGCTTTGGCATACGGATATCCGAAATGATCACATGATAGTAATCTTCTGTAAGACGGTTTAAAGCATCACTTCCATCGCAGGCACTGGATATAACAAAGATATTTTCAAAATTTTGCTTTATAATACTCCCAAGACCATCTACAATATTCTGGTCATCATCTACTAATAGGATCCGGTACATCCTGTTCCTCCTTCTTCGTCCGCTCTTCTTCCATATCATCACTCATGTTATCTTTCCATGGAAAACAAAGCATGATCATAGTTCCCATTCCTTCAGCACTTTCAATGGATACCTTATACTCCGGACCATAGTTTAAGCTGATCCGCCTGCATACATTACGAAGTCCGATGCTGTTGCTGGAAGGACTGTCTATATCATGGCGCAGCATCTCTAACTGTTCTTCACTCATACCACATCCATCATCGGAAACCTGGATATATAGGCGGTCCTCGTCTCTATATCCCAAAATATCAATATGCAGGATCTGATGACTGTCTGTAATACCATGGATCACTGCATTTTCCACAATAGGCTGGAATACCAGCTTTAAAACATGGCAGGAATACAGCTCCCTGTCAATGCAGATGTTAAACTGGATCCGTTCATTGTACTGATATGCAAGAATAGCCCGGTAGATATTTAACTGATGGATTTCTTCTTCCAAAGGCACTTCTTTTGTGGTATTCCGAAGGCCATACTGAAGATTCTGCCCTAACAGTTCTGCCATGGTAGCTGTTTCATAATCCTGGCACATATAAGTCTTCATGTGCATGATCTCCAGAGTATTATACAGATAATGGGGATTGATCTGGGTCCTTAAAAGCTGCAGTTCTGTTTCCTGTTTTTCCTGTTGCTTTACAAATACCTCATGGATCAGCAGATCAATACGTTTTGACATTTTATTAAAAGAGGATACCAGAGTCTGAAATTCCTCTGGAAGTCCTTCTTTTGAAACTTTATTTATGTGACCCAGTTCAAAATGATTACAGGCTTCGATCAGACGGTTTAATGCCTTTAAGATCCGGCCTAACATCTGAAAGATCAGAAATATGATCCCACCTAAGATCATACCTATGGGAATGATATTTAACATCTGGATCCTTCCCATATTTCCAAAAATGTCAGACAAAGGAGTCTGTAATACCAGAGTGTAGCCATTAGCGTGGCCGATCACATTGTATACACAGGAGTTTTTATCACTGTGCTTTAATTTTCTGCTCTGGTAATTTTCTTTTCGTTCTGTTTTTTTCAGATTTTCTTTTACAAATCCCTGATAGCTTTCTTCCTGTTCTATATTTCCGTACAAAAGCTTCCCATCTTTATATACCGCAAATCTCTGATTCGGTGT includes these proteins:
- a CDS encoding DUF3100 domain-containing protein; this encodes MEKLKTVINKYWKVYVVALILATVCDLIGTLKFNIGIGTLTLFPMVFATIFGGLLGPDAFKLFKTEESKLGGSLVLVALAPFMAKMGISAGGNLAKLVAVGPALLLQEFGNLGTILISLPLALLLGLKKEAIGACYSINRDSNLGLTTDIFGPDAPETRGTFAVYIVGSVIGTVFISILASIVASWHIFDPIALGMACGVGSGSMMTAAAGTLGEIYPQQAESIMIMGGASDMLTGITGIYMGTFVALPLTKKLYAILEPKIGHKNNKSS
- a CDS encoding IS110 family transposase; this translates as MSNKVIFNLDELFISVGIDVGADFSWMSIALPNQQFVGKPYKILHNSIDSLTTAVSKIKEAEELYSLESRIFLESTGIYHYPLFCYLRDKGFNCSVINPIITKNSTNINIRKVHNDRFDSKKAALVGLKPDLKVSLMPSDLALNCRNLCREYYDLMDNRSAYVNKLQGELRMAFPQYLGIFSKVTINTSLTLLETYTSPSAFLEADKQEIIDIIKSTARFGLTYAQNKYNAIIQAATDANQFGYIIESNIKRIRLYISFIRKYDEEINDILESLHKLVDSNEDTKFVKQVHLIETFKGAGFLSAATIMGEIGDFSAFSKPKQLFAYFGLDPAVKQSGKFEGTKVQMSKRGSSIARRVIHTLSLQSISISRNGKAKNPVLREYYLQKCDSKPKLVAMGAVSHKVCNMIFAILRDNKPFEIITPQEHIKQYNAAKCDIAA
- a CDS encoding amidohydrolase; translation: MEKYDILIKNCQVLNPDMTVSSTCSVGIKDSWIKKIGPTDELMADSSASEIIDGKGKLVMPGMVDGHTHTCQQLLRGRVADEYPMVWTRFLVPFESNLQPEDSYISGLLACLEMIKSGTTAFADSGGVHMDRVADAVIESGMRAAIAKSTMDMGNAITGAMKETANEAIENTKKLYQKYQGAGDGRVDIWFAIRQVMTCSRELIAMVGESAKEFHTGIHAHLCEHKDEVSFCLQNYQKRPAEFLEEMGILGPNLLTAHNVMLSDHDIALMAERGVKMIHCPRANLANHGFPKAPQILEAGASLGLGCDGAAPSNLDIFDEMKVLRYAMMAYWGIPSFNPVVMTCPTLLKMASQGGANALGHGDILGSVEEGKKADLILLNIDQPHITPSQNLVNTIVDAANGHDVTDSIINGKIVMKNREVLTLDEERIRFEAEKHMNDIIKRAY
- a CDS encoding D-2-hydroxyacid dehydrogenase; this encodes MKIVVLDGYTENPGDLSWDEMKKYGELTIYDRTPAEKVVNRIGNAEVVFTNKTSITKETMDACPDLKFISVLATGYNVIDVNYAKEKGIVVSNIPAYGTDCVGQFAIALLLEICHRIGHHDKAVKEGRWEKAPDWCFWDYPLIELAGKTLGIIGFGRIGQKTGTIAKAMGMNVLAYDSHPNDKGRAIAEYVELDKIFAKSDVISLHCPLFPSTEGIINKDNIARMKDGVIIINNSRGQLVVEKDLADALNSGKVYAAGLDVVSTEPIKSDNPLLKAKNCIITPHISWAPKEARQRIMDMSVENLKQFLDGDPVNVVNR
- a CDS encoding response regulator, which translates into the protein MYRILLVDDDQNIVDGLGSIIKQNFENIFVISSACDGSDALNRLTEDYYHVIISDIRMPKLDGISLLELISKNQIPSVVIMLSGYDDYTYIRNALRLGAYDYLLKPVNIQNFVSMLRLLIPRLKDSSVKLQAEEVSCVRPETQGDYFDIPAKKPYYTKEDLEKEMEHLSAGLLSMDEKGTKDKIQEIFSHLSQEAVTKEQFKQVFSAFLYTLMQKNTALIPIIAGYKLSDNDLAAQIKNQPHISQLRQKMEQILLLYMEQLKKQQEKKEEYVVKKAQEYMEKHCSEQLLLSDIAAQFHLHPNYFSSLFKKQLDMTVRDYILQLRMTKAKELMKDSSLKLLDIALAVGYEDAAHFNRAFKNVTGVSPSMYRDGIKKQ
- a CDS encoding histidine kinase, yielding MKKRQKAKRYIVNWKDIKKNMTKTDSIKKWLILLAGLQIFLTMAFLCYLVTVSAYQNYNMATHRYFQTGEQLLDRVEISVKELEQATFFPAQLYTQNNDPYLCSTLREGPILKNFRFYSYFNTQAQIRFTTDSTSFIALYDLEGNGVYTSKGANYGISFLDKEKAEWYKKISAYKTGRPLLIAAQEFRGSGMNMRDGGSLCIGRGILDLNTIKIVGYCVAGIDTSYLENYFEQNRQTPNQRFAVYKDGKLLYGNIEQEESYQGFVKENLKKTERKENYQSRKLKHSDKNSCVYNVIGHANGYTLVLQTPLSDIFGNMGRIQMLNIIPIGMILGGIIFLIFQMLGRILKALNRLIEACNHFELGHINKVSKEGLPEEFQTLVSSFNKMSKRIDLLIHEVFVKQQEKQETELQLLRTQINPHYLYNTLEIMHMKTYMCQDYETATMAELLGQNLQYGLRNTTKEVPLEEEIHQLNIYRAILAYQYNERIQFNICIDRELYSCHVLKLVFQPIVENAVIHGITDSHQILHIDILGYRDEDRLYIQVSDDGCGMSEEQLEMLRHDIDSPSSNSIGLRNVCRRISLNYGPEYKVSIESAEGMGTMIMLCFPWKDNMSDDMEEERTKKEEQDVPDPISR